GGAAAAATATCCCCTGGGTGAGCCTCTCAGCGCCGCTGATGGACGATTACTACGATACCGTCCTGCAGCAGATGGAAATGATCGGCATGGAGCTTGGGAATATCCGTCAGATCGCCAGGATGGCGGTGAACTCGGTGCTCTCCGGCGGCAAAGTGTGGTGCTACAGCCGCTACCGCGACTCGCTGTCCATCGAAGCACAGACCCGCCGCGGCGGCCTGGGGCTGACACGCGGCATCGATGAGCAGAACGGCAAAATCGTCTCCTTCGAAGGTGATTTCAAAGGCTCTCCCAAAGACCTCGTGATCATGGGCATCTACCAGCCGGAGGATGACCATGACCTGAAAAATCTCGACCTTTTCCGCAAGTCAGGGATGAAAGTGGCCTCCATCGGCCCCATCACCCGCGACATCAGGATACCGTCCGGACGAACAGTCCCCAAAGAGACCGATGTCCATGTCGGCAGGATGTGCGATACGTACGGCCTCTATGCGGTTCCGGGTTTCGAGCGGAAAATATGCCCCACCTCCGGGGCGCTCATGAACCAGATGTACTGGGCAATCTGCATGGAAATCATGGAGGAGATGATCCGACGCACCAACGGCAACGTTCCGGGAGTTTTCTTCTCCGCCGCAATCAAGGGCGGGACGGAGCATATGCAAAGGGTGAATGAATTGTACAAGGAGAGAGGGTATTAGAATAAGGATGGAAAATAAGGATACGGGGAAAAAACTGAAGTATGAAATCTGAATAATTGTCTGAACCACGATTTATCTGATTTGAGGATTACTATGATGAGTTAATCCTAAGAAAAATCAAGTTAATCGTGTAATCATACGAATCATGGTTCAGACATTCTGGGTAAAATAAAAATTGACTGACCATCTTATTGAGAAGAATGGATTCATATTATTTCCATCCTTCATCTTTTTGGAGAGGCATCCGGTGACGGTTTTTACGGTTTCATCTCGGTGATCTCGCTCCACTGGTTCACATTGGAGCCGCCCTCGAGTTCCGTGTCGTTCACATTTACCCTGTTTATCGCTCTGCGGACTCCCTGGTCATCGGTGTAGCTGTACCCGCCCTGGTGTATAACGAAGTATTTGCCGTCCACAGTGCCGATGTACATAATGATGTGACCGGGATTGCCGATAAGGGTGATTGCAGGCTCGCAGGTGGCGAGATACTTGTATTTCTCCTCTTTCGGGGTGTTCCTCGGAAAGGCATACACATGATCGCTCGAGTGAAGCTCGTGGGTGGTCCAACGCCCGGTTAAAATCCCGAATGTTCGAAGCACCACCCGCTGAGTTCCGCAGCAGTCCCGCTCATAACTCTGATCCGCCCAGCCATAGGGACGGTAGAGCAGGGAGAAAATCGTGTTGAGGATATTACGTTGAGTATAGGACTGATACCCGACGTTGACCTTTGCGTCCGGCTTGACCCATCCGGTAATAAACTCGAGTGAGGCGTTCCCCTTGCGCACCGGAATGACGACTTGATACCCCTCGGATGTTTTCTTCGTAAGTTTGGCTTTTTCACCCATGTACAGATCGGTTGCAAAGTTCTTGAACTCTTTGTCCGAATACAGGGGAACCTTGTGAACAAGCGAAACGATGAAATCCTTCGAGTTCATATAGTTTTCTATCTCTTTGGGAGAGCCGAAAGCAACATTGACCGCGGGAATCCAGCCGAACGCCAGTTCGCTCCGGGCATAGTACCAGTCGGCATTCGGAGAGGCGTGAAGCACCGCGACCGGGCTGAACGCATCGAGGGCGGTAGACTGAATGGAATCTATCCAGCCATCCGGAGAACCGTACCCCGCCTCATTGGTTGGTAACGCCCTGTTAAGAGTATGGGCGACCAGGATGCCGTACCGGGGAGTGATAGTATTCGCGATAGCGTCGGTATTGATCCTGTCCTCAACTTCCTTAATTTCCAGTTCATCATATCTCATTCTGCGGCGGTCGTACATCCTTGCAAAGTTGATCGATTTCGAGTGCCTTTGGAGCCGAACCCGGAGACTATCGCCGGGAAAGCTTTTCATTGAAAGGGGGTTTTCCAGGTAAAACTGTACCCCAACAGTGTTATCTTTATTAATGACGGTGGGGAGAAATGAAAAAGGGTTGCCGTTTACATCCTTAAGATCGTAAGGACGGGTAAGGTTTTTCTTGTTCAGTTCGGCGATTTGCTGTGGATTCAGGACAACCG
This DNA window, taken from Candidatus Latescibacter sp., encodes the following:
- a CDS encoding SH3 domain-containing protein, coding for MKLSLSSTILFLALCVFSFTNAQAQQSQQKVDNAPKVVPPATEEMQHPEFWIARLQNPDAVVLNPQQIAELNKKNLTRPYDLKDVNGNPFSFLPTVINKDNTVGVQFYLENPLSMKSFPGDSLRVRLQRHSKSINFARMYDRRRMRYDELEIKEVEDRINTDAIANTITPRYGILVAHTLNRALPTNEAGYGSPDGWIDSIQSTALDAFSPVAVLHASPNADWYYARSELAFGWIPAVNVAFGSPKEIENYMNSKDFIVSLVHKVPLYSDKEFKNFATDLYMGEKAKLTKKTSEGYQVVIPVRKGNASLEFITGWVKPDAKVNVGYQSYTQRNILNTIFSLLYRPYGWADQSYERDCCGTQRVVLRTFGILTGRWTTHELHSSDHVYAFPRNTPKEEKYKYLATCEPAITLIGNPGHIIMYIGTVDGKYFVIHQGGYSYTDDQGVRRAINRVNVNDTELEGGSNVNQWSEITEMKP